The Acinetobacter sp. GSS19 genome includes a region encoding these proteins:
- a CDS encoding ABC transporter permease translates to MARGQNVEIGAWIDGAMPMRAETVQGYVQGIHQSWLLEQAQARQGVLPTAAISIETRFRYNPDVRSLPAMVPAVIPLLLLMLPAMLTALAVVREKELGSIINLYVTPVTRTEFLLGKQLPYIALAFSNFLLMWLLAVTVFGVPMTGSFLTLTLATLLFIVISTGMGLLASALTKSQIAAMFFAMLGTLIPAAQYSGLTNPVSSLEGAARVIGDLYPATYMIMISRGVFNKALTFQDLYQSIWALCAAIPVVIGIAILLLKKQEH, encoded by the coding sequence GTGGCCCGTGGTCAGAATGTTGAAATCGGTGCCTGGATTGATGGCGCCATGCCGATGCGTGCAGAAACCGTACAGGGCTATGTTCAGGGGATTCATCAGTCCTGGTTGCTAGAACAGGCACAAGCACGGCAGGGCGTATTGCCGACTGCAGCCATTTCAATAGAAACCCGTTTCCGTTATAACCCGGATGTACGCAGCCTGCCTGCCATGGTGCCTGCGGTGATTCCCTTATTGCTTCTCATGTTGCCAGCCATGCTGACCGCCTTGGCTGTGGTACGGGAAAAAGAGCTCGGTTCGATTATTAATCTGTACGTGACACCCGTCACCCGTACCGAATTCCTGTTGGGTAAACAGCTGCCTTATATCGCGTTGGCCTTTTCCAATTTTCTGTTGATGTGGCTGCTAGCCGTCACTGTCTTTGGGGTGCCAATGACAGGCAGTTTTCTGACCCTGACACTAGCGACACTGTTATTCATCGTGATCTCGACGGGGATGGGCTTACTGGCTTCGGCGCTGACCAAAAGCCAAATTGCCGCTATGTTTTTTGCCATGCTCGGTACCCTGATACCCGCAGCGCAATATTCCGGCCTGACCAATCCGGTGTCTTCACTTGAAGGGGCGGCACGGGTGATTGGGGATTTGTATCCTGCGACCTATATGATCATGATCAGTCGTGGGGTGTTTAATAAGGCACTAACCTTTCAGGATTTATATCAGTCGATCTGGGCACTTTGTGCCGCAATTCCGGTGGTAATCGGCATTGCGATTTTACTGCTCAAGAAACAGGAGCATTAG
- a CDS encoding ABC transporter permease — MIRQKLANIYHLGVKELWSLWRDPMMLFLIIYTFSIGIYTAATAMPETLNEAAIAIVDEDQSPLSNRIVSAFYPPQFNPPQLINLNQVDPALDAGLYTFALNIPPNFQQEVLAGHHPQLQLNVDATRMSQAFTGSGYIQQIVHAEVNEFVQGHRKETILPVELTLRARFNPGLEEAWFGSLMEIINHVAMLSIILTGAALIREREHGTVEHLLVMPVTATEIMLAKVWSMGLVVLLAASASLQFVVRDLLNVPIEGSVPLFLCGAALSLFATTSMGIFMATVAKSMPQFGLLMIMTLIPLQMLSGAMTPRESMPEMVQNIMLLAPTTHLVQLGQAILFRGAGIEVVWSSFLWLLVIGCCFFFYSLKRFQVTIKTMA, encoded by the coding sequence ATGATCCGACAGAAGCTGGCGAATATCTATCATCTTGGGGTTAAGGAGTTGTGGAGTCTGTGGCGTGACCCGATGATGCTTTTTTTGATTATTTATACGTTTAGTATCGGGATTTATACGGCAGCCACAGCCATGCCGGAAACGCTGAATGAAGCTGCCATCGCGATTGTCGATGAAGATCAGTCGCCATTGTCCAACCGGATCGTGTCAGCTTTCTATCCCCCGCAATTTAATCCGCCCCAGCTGATAAATCTGAATCAAGTTGACCCAGCCCTGGATGCCGGTTTGTATACCTTCGCTCTGAATATTCCACCGAATTTTCAGCAAGAGGTTTTAGCGGGGCATCATCCACAATTGCAGCTGAATGTGGATGCCACCCGGATGAGCCAGGCCTTTACTGGCAGTGGCTATATTCAACAAATTGTCCATGCTGAGGTCAATGAATTTGTACAGGGACACCGCAAGGAGACGATCTTGCCAGTTGAGCTAACCTTGCGCGCCCGTTTTAATCCCGGGCTGGAAGAGGCCTGGTTTGGCAGTTTGATGGAAATCATTAACCATGTAGCGATGCTTTCCATCATTCTCACGGGCGCAGCACTGATCCGCGAACGTGAACATGGCACTGTTGAGCATTTGCTGGTCATGCCGGTAACGGCTACTGAAATCATGCTGGCGAAAGTCTGGTCGATGGGATTGGTGGTGTTGCTGGCAGCATCAGCCTCTTTACAATTTGTGGTGCGTGATCTGCTGAATGTACCGATTGAAGGTTCCGTCCCTCTCTTTTTGTGTGGCGCTGCCTTATCGCTGTTTGCCACCACATCAATGGGAATTTTTATGGCGACGGTAGCGAAAAGCATGCCGCAATTTGGCCTGTTGATGATCATGACCCTGATTCCACTGCAAATGCTGTCGGGTGCGATGACTCCTCGGGAAAGCATGCCGGAGATGGTGCAGAACATTATGTTACTGGCGCCCACGACCCATCTGGTGCAGCTCGGGCAAGCCATTTTATTCCGTGGTGCCGGTATCGAAGTGGTATGGAGTTCATTTTTATGGCTACTGGTGATTGGTTGCTGCTTCTTCTTTTATTCACTGAAGCGTTTTCAAGTCACCATTAAGACCATGGCCTGA
- a CDS encoding nitroreductase family protein, protein MSFLAQIFSSKQTPDQAQSATFLEQLAQRRTIYRIGKNVTQQPQALDQTIREAVRLSPSAFNSQSSRVVNLFGQAHQDFWDMVKEKLRQIVPAENFHATSDKIDSFAAGFATVLFFEDQNVVKGLQEQFAAYADNFPIWSEHSTAIAQFAVWMALSEQGLGASLQHYNPIVDEQVAERFGIPVYWKLRAQLVFGSVEAAAGEKDFIADDTRFKSFY, encoded by the coding sequence ATGTCATTCTTAGCTCAAATTTTTAGTTCCAAACAAACCCCAGACCAAGCACAATCAGCGACTTTTCTAGAGCAGTTAGCACAGCGCCGTACCATTTACCGTATTGGTAAAAATGTGACTCAGCAGCCACAAGCATTGGATCAAACCATCCGTGAGGCGGTTCGCTTAAGTCCATCAGCATTTAACTCACAGTCTTCGCGGGTCGTGAACCTGTTTGGTCAAGCCCATCAGGATTTCTGGGATATGGTGAAGGAAAAGTTGCGTCAGATCGTACCCGCTGAGAATTTCCATGCTACGAGCGATAAAATTGACAGCTTTGCTGCCGGCTTTGCGACAGTTCTGTTCTTTGAAGATCAAAATGTGGTGAAAGGCCTACAGGAACAATTTGCTGCATATGCGGACAATTTCCCAATCTGGTCAGAACACTCTACGGCGATTGCCCAGTTTGCAGTTTGGATGGCGCTATCGGAACAAGGTTTAGGGGCTTCTCTACAGCATTACAACCCGATTGTCGATGAACAGGTCGCAGAACGATTTGGCATCCCTGTCTACTGGAAATTACGTGCACAATTGGTGTTTGGTTCGGTCGAAGCAGCGGCGGGTGAAAAAGACTTTATTGCCGATGACACACGTTTTAAAAGCTTTTACTAA
- a CDS encoding DUF2256 domain-containing protein translates to MKKQHLPEKTCAYCQRPFLWRKKWQRCWDEVRYCSERCKRQARIEQRLSGF, encoded by the coding sequence ATGAAAAAACAGCATTTACCAGAAAAAACCTGTGCCTATTGTCAACGGCCTTTTCTTTGGCGCAAAAAATGGCAGCGCTGTTGGGACGAGGTCCGTTATTGTTCAGAACGCTGCAAGCGTCAGGCACGCATCGAACAGCGTTTGTCAGGCTTTTGA
- a CDS encoding aminotransferase-like domain-containing protein: protein MYKSEQLALSLKHLIESATWQPHQKLPSLRQQVEQSGFSLMTVLNAYQELEAQGLIYSREKSGYFVADHCADLPKNSVVRNDKIAINSVVFQYLKSVQAEGVLPLGSAFPDSQLLYSAKLMQTLGQRAKQRRSYEQMPSLPPGHYELRKLIAQRYCMQGIPTDPSDIVITSGGLDALNLSLQAVTQAGDYILLQETVFYGAWQTAERLGLTVITIPEHPVHGLDLIALQQALNDYPIKVCLLMLNSHNPIGFTVSDAIKIQLAEILHRHEVYLIEDDVYEELYYGQKKPLALKSLDEKNLVLHCSSFSKTLGAGFRVGWVYAGKFSEHIQHLQLMSTLSVNPLIQSALVEYLSHRHYEKHLKSVRKALKRLKKQYYDYLNERLVQHCQVMNYPSGYFLWIELPAHLDSNLLYQKLLNHKISVAPGSLFNATQQNKNAIRINCSFEFTPGITQALDILIAHIQE from the coding sequence ATGTATAAATCAGAACAATTGGCATTAAGCCTGAAGCATTTGATTGAAAGTGCCACTTGGCAACCTCATCAGAAACTCCCTTCATTGCGCCAGCAGGTTGAACAGTCAGGTTTTAGCCTAATGACCGTGCTGAATGCCTATCAGGAACTCGAAGCGCAGGGTTTAATCTATTCCAGAGAAAAATCAGGCTATTTTGTGGCCGATCATTGTGCGGATTTACCAAAAAACAGTGTGGTCCGTAACGATAAAATCGCCATTAATTCAGTGGTTTTTCAATACCTGAAATCGGTTCAAGCGGAAGGTGTACTGCCACTGGGAAGTGCCTTTCCTGACAGCCAGCTGCTTTATTCAGCGAAATTAATGCAGACCTTGGGACAACGCGCCAAACAGCGACGCAGCTATGAACAAATGCCAAGTTTGCCGCCGGGTCACTATGAATTACGCAAGCTCATCGCCCAACGTTACTGCATGCAAGGGATTCCAACCGATCCATCCGATATTGTCATCACTTCAGGTGGCCTCGATGCACTCAACCTGTCCTTGCAGGCAGTCACGCAAGCAGGAGACTACATTTTATTGCAGGAAACGGTCTTTTATGGTGCCTGGCAGACCGCGGAACGCTTGGGCTTAACCGTAATCACTATCCCCGAACATCCCGTGCATGGGCTTGATTTGATCGCTCTGCAACAAGCCCTCAATGATTATCCGATTAAAGTCTGCCTGCTGATGCTGAACAGCCATAATCCGATTGGTTTCACTGTTAGCGATGCAATTAAAATTCAGCTTGCAGAAATCCTCCATCGGCATGAAGTTTATTTGATTGAAGATGATGTTTACGAGGAGCTGTATTATGGCCAGAAAAAACCTCTGGCTCTGAAGTCTCTGGATGAAAAGAATTTAGTGCTACACTGTTCATCCTTCTCGAAAACCTTGGGCGCAGGCTTCCGGGTCGGCTGGGTGTATGCAGGCAAGTTTTCCGAGCATATTCAGCATTTACAGTTAATGAGTACCCTTTCCGTCAACCCGCTGATCCAAAGTGCGCTCGTCGAATATCTGTCACACCGGCATTATGAAAAACATTTAAAATCCGTGCGTAAGGCGTTAAAACGACTAAAAAAACAATATTATGACTATCTTAATGAGCGCTTAGTACAGCACTGCCAAGTGATGAATTATCCTTCTGGCTATTTTTTATGGATCGAACTTCCGGCACATCTCGACAGTAATTTACTTTATCAAAAGCTGCTCAATCACAAGATCAGCGTGGCACCCGGCAGTTTATTTAATGCCACGCAGCAGAATAAGAATGCCATTCGCATCAACTGTTCTTTCGAGTTCACGCCCGGCATAACGCAGGCCTTAGATATCTTGATTGCCCATATTCAAGAGTAA
- a CDS encoding histone deacetylase translates to MLQVCYSPHYYATTHTNSMEKLTAVAKALEASGGFQFHEPEPIDLDLLKQLHDPAYVEAFDTGTPRKLATFQGFKQWNTQLRDAIYRINAGQIQAAELAWQHRISANIAQGFHHAQYQCGVAFCTFNGLALIAQQFPQKKIFVLDCDQHGGDGTAEFTLRLNNLFNFSIFALTLGCRSYERALTRQIHKQHGNFAQYRDAIIEAFDRAMAWQADLIVYQAGMDCHQDDPCGSSWFSSEYIRQRDELVFRLAKQHQIPLMFVLAGGYQDLATLTALHTGTFKIAYDVYYAG, encoded by the coding sequence ATGTTACAGGTCTGTTATTCTCCGCATTATTATGCAACAACGCATACCAACAGCATGGAAAAATTAACCGCTGTGGCCAAGGCCCTAGAGGCCTCTGGTGGTTTTCAGTTTCATGAGCCAGAGCCGATTGATTTGGATTTGCTCAAACAATTGCACGATCCCGCCTATGTCGAGGCCTTTGATACTGGAACACCGAGAAAATTAGCTACGTTTCAGGGTTTTAAACAGTGGAATACGCAATTAAGAGATGCCATTTACCGGATCAATGCCGGGCAGATTCAAGCGGCGGAGCTGGCCTGGCAACACCGGATTTCTGCGAATATCGCCCAAGGCTTTCATCATGCGCAATATCAATGCGGGGTTGCCTTTTGTACCTTTAATGGACTCGCCCTGATTGCCCAGCAGTTTCCGCAGAAAAAAATCTTCGTGTTGGATTGTGACCAGCATGGTGGCGATGGGACGGCAGAATTTACCCTGAGATTGAATAATCTGTTTAATTTCAGCATTTTCGCCTTGACCTTAGGTTGCCGCAGTTATGAGCGTGCACTGACACGCCAGATCCATAAACAGCATGGTAATTTTGCACAATATCGTGACGCCATTATTGAAGCGTTTGACCGCGCGATGGCTTGGCAAGCCGATTTAATTGTCTATCAGGCCGGCATGGACTGTCATCAGGATGATCCCTGCGGTTCGTCTTGGTTCAGCTCGGAATATATCCGCCAGCGTGATGAACTGGTCTTTCGATTGGCCAAGCAGCATCAAATTCCGCTGATGTTTGTACTGGCTGGTGGTTATCAGGATCTAGCCACTTTGACCGCCCTGCACACGGGGACTTTTAAAATTGCTTATGACGTTTATTATGCTGGGTAA
- a CDS encoding cation diffusion facilitator family transporter, translated as MSVQHFDDDTHEDDLISPEERARAASKTTWVSVFVNLFLSIFQIVVGIFAKSQGLIADGIHTLSDLIADFIVLFANHHSQKDADEDHPFGHYRFENAASFILGLLLLGVGVGMLVVATEKILNPEQIPKVQAVALYIAMLALVGKEFLFRYMLKVAKKVKSSMLVANAWHARSDAASSLVVMVGIGGNLLGYPILDPIAALIVGLMIIKMGWEFGWEALSDLMDRAAAEHEIQAIEQTFLATEGILGVHNIRTRKMGDMIIVDAHIEVDGTLNVRQGHDISVNARNRVMQQHRVIDVITHIDPV; from the coding sequence ATGTCTGTACAGCATTTCGATGACGATACGCATGAAGATGATTTAATTAGTCCCGAAGAACGTGCCCGAGCTGCCAGCAAAACCACCTGGGTCAGTGTTTTTGTGAACCTGTTTTTGTCGATCTTCCAGATTGTGGTGGGGATTTTTGCCAAATCGCAAGGTTTGATTGCCGATGGTATCCATACCTTAAGTGATTTGATCGCCGACTTCATCGTACTGTTTGCCAATCATCACAGTCAAAAAGATGCCGATGAGGATCATCCCTTTGGTCATTACCGCTTCGAAAATGCCGCGTCTTTTATTCTGGGATTACTGTTGCTTGGGGTTGGCGTGGGCATGCTGGTGGTGGCCACGGAAAAAATTCTGAACCCTGAACAAATTCCTAAGGTACAAGCGGTTGCCTTATATATCGCGATGTTGGCTTTGGTCGGCAAGGAATTCCTGTTCCGCTATATGCTAAAAGTGGCCAAGAAAGTCAAATCCAGCATGCTGGTGGCCAATGCCTGGCATGCACGCTCAGATGCGGCTTCCTCGCTGGTGGTCATGGTCGGGATTGGCGGCAACCTGTTGGGTTATCCGATTCTGGATCCGATCGCGGCGTTAATTGTTGGTTTGATGATTATCAAAATGGGCTGGGAATTTGGCTGGGAAGCCTTAAGTGATCTGATGGATCGTGCCGCAGCGGAGCATGAAATCCAGGCCATTGAACAGACATTCCTGGCGACAGAGGGTATTCTTGGCGTGCATAACATCCGTACCCGTAAAATGGGTGATATGATCATCGTGGATGCTCATATTGAGGTCGATGGTACACTCAATGTGCGCCAAGGCCATGATATTTCAGTGAATGCAAGAAACCGGGTGATGCAGCAACACCGCGTGATTGATGTGATCACCCATATTGATCCGGTGTAG
- a CDS encoding ABC transporter ATP-binding protein, producing the protein MSDPVHEVLRLEALRKSYNIGQPNEVEVLHGLDLCIDRSDFAALIGPSGSGKSTLLNILGLLDRPSSGELYLLGQATSQMDDAGRTALRGHSIGFVFQFHHLIQAFTALNNVLMPLMLTHGKPDRAALDKARALLAAVGLEKFADRKPNELSGGQQQRVAIARALITDPALLLADEPTGNLDTQTAAEVFELFRKVHEERGCAVLLVTHDPRLSATCDRTIHLVDGRIQSDTLNNAIATPDQYG; encoded by the coding sequence ATGTCTGATCCTGTCCATGAAGTTCTGCGCTTGGAGGCGCTGCGCAAGTCTTACAATATTGGTCAGCCCAATGAGGTAGAGGTCTTGCATGGCCTTGATTTATGTATCGATCGCAGTGATTTTGCTGCCCTGATTGGCCCTTCCGGCTCGGGTAAAAGTACCTTATTGAATATTCTGGGTTTACTGGATCGGCCGAGCAGTGGTGAGCTTTATCTGTTAGGCCAGGCCACCAGCCAAATGGATGATGCTGGGCGTACAGCGCTACGCGGACACAGCATTGGTTTTGTTTTTCAGTTTCATCATCTGATCCAGGCCTTTACAGCACTCAATAATGTGCTGATGCCATTGATGCTGACACATGGCAAACCTGATCGAGCTGCCTTGGACAAAGCTCGTGCTTTGTTGGCCGCCGTGGGGCTAGAAAAGTTTGCGGATCGCAAACCGAATGAACTCTCTGGCGGTCAGCAACAGCGCGTCGCGATTGCCCGAGCGCTGATCACCGATCCGGCCTTATTGCTGGCCGATGAACCTACTGGAAATCTGGATACTCAAACCGCAGCAGAAGTGTTTGAACTGTTCCGTAAAGTCCATGAAGAACGTGGCTGTGCCGTACTCTTAGTAACCCATGATCCACGCCTGTCTGCCACCTGTGATCGCACCATCCATCTGGTGGATGGTCGTATCCAGAGCGATACACTGAATAATGCAATCGCTACACCGGATCAATATGGGTGA
- a CDS encoding ABC transporter permease produces MKKLLGRLWIEWTIAVSFLREGRAQSIMITVGVAVGVAVIVFVSALMQGLQSNIIQRTLGTQAHIRVLSPDDVNHIALPRPGTLQLLLEDKRAQRLRSINNWQQVTATLDQLPVLTAVSPVVSGPAFAQRGDALESVALVGIDVERYQRIIPLKNYLISGQLRVGADNVLIGSQLADDLGVQVGSKLRLDTGQQNSAVVNIAGIFELGVRELDARYVYLDLKQAQSLLSLPGGVTVIDLTVADIFQADEIAAQVGRLTSLQAESWIKTNAQLMNAISAQSLSTSMIIVFVAISVAFGIASVLSVSVVQRTREIGILRATGATRQQILRIFLFQGAMFGLLGSVVGSAASYALVWVFNHFGPGLFYIPVSSKLVLLALLLATLTGVLAAAVPARRAAALDPVEAIRHV; encoded by the coding sequence TTGAAAAAACTACTCGGACGACTCTGGATTGAATGGACCATCGCCGTCAGTTTCTTACGCGAGGGACGCGCACAGTCGATCATGATCACGGTGGGCGTTGCCGTGGGGGTGGCGGTCATTGTGTTTGTTTCGGCACTGATGCAAGGGTTGCAATCGAATATTATCCAGCGCACCTTGGGCACTCAAGCACATATTCGTGTACTGTCACCCGATGATGTCAATCACATTGCCCTACCCCGTCCCGGAACCTTGCAACTGTTGCTGGAAGACAAACGTGCGCAGCGCCTGCGTTCAATCAACAACTGGCAACAAGTGACAGCCACTCTCGATCAGCTGCCGGTACTCACCGCGGTCTCTCCCGTGGTCTCGGGTCCAGCCTTTGCCCAGCGCGGTGATGCTCTGGAATCCGTCGCGCTGGTGGGCATCGATGTAGAACGTTATCAAAGAATTATCCCGCTCAAAAACTATCTGATCAGTGGCCAGCTGCGGGTAGGTGCGGACAACGTGCTAATTGGCAGCCAGCTGGCGGATGACTTAGGTGTGCAGGTTGGTAGCAAACTACGCTTGGATACTGGCCAGCAAAACAGTGCAGTGGTGAATATTGCCGGGATTTTTGAACTCGGTGTGCGTGAACTGGACGCACGTTATGTTTATCTGGACCTGAAACAGGCACAATCCCTGCTCAGTCTTCCGGGCGGGGTCACGGTCATCGACCTGACGGTTGCCGATATTTTCCAGGCTGATGAAATTGCGGCACAAGTCGGACGTTTAACTTCGCTGCAAGCTGAAAGCTGGATCAAAACCAATGCCCAGCTCATGAATGCCATTTCGGCACAAAGCCTGTCGACCAGCATGATTATCGTCTTCGTGGCCATTTCTGTGGCCTTTGGGATTGCCAGTGTCTTATCGGTGAGCGTGGTACAGCGAACCCGGGAAATTGGCATTTTGCGTGCGACAGGTGCAACCCGACAGCAAATCTTGCGCATTTTTCTGTTTCAAGGTGCCATGTTTGGCCTGCTCGGCTCAGTGGTGGGCAGCGCAGCTAGTTATGCCCTGGTCTGGGTCTTTAATCACTTCGGCCCGGGTTTATTTTATATTCCCGTGTCGAGCAAACTGGTGCTGTTAGCATTGCTACTGGCAACGCTCACCGGTGTCTTAGCTGCCGCTGTACCGGCTCGCCGCGCGGCAGCACTCGATCCTGTGGAGGCGATTCGTCATGTCTGA
- a CDS encoding efflux RND transporter periplasmic adaptor subunit — protein MRTIHYKYIAIIVLLILVADFAVFRWWQGPLVASYRISAMPLVQTVVATGRVSTVARTQVGSEITGVVLERRVQEGDRVAQGDLLLVLKSDEIAAQVRQAETALAELASNRRPQAAVDLANAKAQLEQASREANRRRDLTEPGIVSAEMREQAEKAERLARNNFESARLKATALAPGNVEERLLRERLAALQAQLAKTQIRAETAGTILTRHVEPGDVVQPGKTLLTIALAGDTEIRVPLDERNLPQLALQQPASVIADAYPDQPFPARINFIAPSIDPQRGTVEVRLAVNPVPEFLRQDMTVSVNIETAKRERALVIPNDALTDVQGTRATVLLVRQGKIQRQRITLGLRGLAMSEVIAGLKSGDEVLSTPTTSLAEGTRVRVKPEKIPVAARADADSKNELPVKFD, from the coding sequence TTGCGCACTATCCACTACAAATATATCGCGATAATTGTCCTGCTTATCCTCGTCGCAGATTTTGCAGTTTTTCGCTGGTGGCAAGGTCCTCTGGTGGCAAGCTATCGTATTAGCGCAATGCCGCTGGTACAAACAGTAGTAGCCACAGGACGCGTTTCAACGGTCGCACGTACCCAGGTGGGGAGTGAAATCACAGGCGTGGTACTTGAGCGGCGTGTACAGGAAGGTGATCGGGTTGCACAAGGAGACCTACTCTTGGTGCTGAAATCGGATGAAATCGCGGCTCAAGTCCGACAGGCTGAGACTGCACTGGCCGAGTTGGCTAGCAACCGTCGTCCTCAGGCCGCAGTGGACTTGGCCAATGCCAAAGCACAACTGGAACAGGCCAGCCGGGAAGCAAACCGCAGACGCGATCTCACTGAACCCGGCATCGTCTCGGCTGAAATGCGGGAACAAGCAGAAAAAGCCGAACGCCTAGCGCGGAATAACTTCGAGTCAGCACGCTTAAAAGCGACTGCACTGGCACCTGGCAATGTGGAGGAGAGATTGCTACGTGAACGTCTGGCAGCATTGCAGGCCCAACTGGCAAAAACCCAAATTCGTGCCGAAACGGCCGGTACCATCCTAACTCGCCATGTCGAACCGGGTGATGTGGTTCAGCCTGGCAAGACACTGCTGACCATCGCTTTAGCAGGGGATACGGAAATTCGTGTACCGCTCGATGAACGCAATTTACCGCAGCTTGCCTTACAGCAGCCAGCGAGCGTCATCGCGGATGCCTATCCCGATCAGCCTTTTCCCGCACGGATCAATTTTATTGCACCAAGCATTGATCCGCAGCGTGGAACCGTGGAAGTTCGTCTAGCGGTGAATCCCGTCCCTGAATTTTTACGTCAGGATATGACCGTTTCAGTGAATATTGAAACAGCCAAACGCGAACGGGCACTGGTTATCCCGAATGATGCATTAACAGATGTGCAAGGTACCCGGGCAACTGTGCTGTTAGTCCGTCAGGGCAAAATACAGCGTCAGCGCATCACCTTGGGTTTACGCGGTCTGGCGATGTCAGAAGTGATTGCGGGCTTAAAATCTGGTGATGAGGTTCTATCCACCCCAACCACCTCACTTGCAGAAGGTACCCGTGTACGGGTCAAACCAGAAAAAATACCCGTTGCAGCGCGTGCCGATGCAGATAGCAAAAATGAACTACCGGTGAAATTCGATTGA
- a CDS encoding DUF4142 domain-containing protein encodes MKANNMMKIINCMAVSGILSLTACQAMAMDRESTQEGKNHLKLPHANNEILTDNRIIKVLSTTNHGEIKQAKTALPKLKADDTRKYAQMMINEHSSNETKVQELASRLQLTPQVSHTSTSLQKNSDKIVSKLTKSSNTTIDKDYMMSQVKEHRKVLMLIDKQLIPNTNNSDLKSMLAQTRTTVAKHLQTAKQILIKINEK; translated from the coding sequence ATGAAAGCTAACAATATGATGAAAATAATTAACTGTATGGCAGTAAGTGGCATATTAAGTCTTACAGCATGCCAAGCTATGGCAATGGATCGTGAATCTACGCAGGAAGGAAAAAATCATCTTAAGTTACCGCATGCGAATAATGAGATTTTAACTGATAATAGAATTATTAAAGTATTAAGCACGACCAATCATGGTGAGATTAAGCAGGCAAAAACTGCATTGCCAAAGCTAAAAGCGGATGATACCCGTAAGTACGCTCAAATGATGATTAATGAACACTCATCAAATGAGACAAAGGTTCAAGAGCTGGCGAGTCGTCTGCAATTAACTCCACAAGTTAGTCATACCAGTACGTCACTGCAAAAAAATAGTGATAAGATCGTTAGTAAGCTTACGAAATCATCTAATACGACAATTGATAAAGACTATATGATGAGTCAAGTTAAAGAACATCGTAAAGTTCTTATGCTTATCGATAAGCAATTGATACCCAACACTAATAATTCAGATTTAAAAAGTATGCTTGCACAAACTCGCACCACGGTTGCCAAGCATTTACAAACAGCTAAACAAATACTTATCAAGATAAATGAAAAGTAA
- a CDS encoding serine O-acetyltransferase, whose amino-acid sequence MTIKYIKSDLYRYAGNCSFKSFLINYLSQRGFNFSFWLRLASSKGIIRKFAYPIYFYKKRRYGLDVSHKTKIGYGLYIGHGGPLIVNPTATIGNNVNLSQYVTIGSNLGKAAEIADYVYIGPNVCIVEDVKIGRGASIGAGSIVVKNIPENATAAGNYARTLNYNTPGRFIQNPWPMY is encoded by the coding sequence ATGACTATTAAATATATCAAAAGTGATCTTTACCGCTATGCGGGAAATTGTAGCTTTAAATCCTTTTTAATCAATTATCTGTCTCAGAGAGGGTTTAATTTTTCATTTTGGCTCCGACTTGCTAGTAGTAAAGGTATTATTCGTAAATTTGCTTATCCTATTTATTTTTATAAGAAAAGAAGGTATGGCTTAGATGTCAGCCATAAAACGAAGATTGGATATGGCTTATATATAGGCCATGGTGGGCCTTTGATCGTGAATCCAACAGCAACGATTGGGAACAATGTAAACTTATCTCAATATGTCACTATTGGTTCCAATCTAGGCAAGGCAGCTGAGATCGCAGATTATGTTTATATAGGTCCCAATGTCTGTATTGTTGAAGATGTAAAAATTGGTAGAGGGGCTTCTATTGGTGCAGGAAGCATAGTAGTAAAAAATATTCCGGAGAACGCCACGGCTGCTGGAAATTATGCAAGAACCTTAAACTATAATACTCCAGGTCGCTTCATTCAAAACCCGTGGCCAATGTATTAA
- a CDS encoding cold-shock protein, translating into MSNSNVVKGTVKWFNETKGFGFIQQESGPDVFAHFSEIASSGFKTLFEGQHVEFSITQGQKGPNAVNIIAV; encoded by the coding sequence ATGTCTAACTCAAATGTTGTTAAAGGTACTGTAAAGTGGTTCAACGAAACTAAAGGTTTTGGTTTCATCCAACAAGAATCAGGGCCAGATGTTTTTGCCCATTTCAGTGAAATCGCAAGTTCAGGTTTTAAAACCTTATTTGAAGGTCAACACGTTGAATTCAGTATAACTCAAGGTCAAAAAGGCCCGAATGCTGTAAATATTATTGCTGTATAA